One genomic segment of Suricata suricatta isolate VVHF042 chromosome 16, meerkat_22Aug2017_6uvM2_HiC, whole genome shotgun sequence includes these proteins:
- the ADCY7 gene encoding adenylate cyclase type 7 isoform X3, which translates to MLWAGSDPEAGVGFFSVPFFLFIVFVAYTLLPFSMQGAVVAGVVSSVSHLLALGALMGAFTTPSVRAGLQLLANAVIFLCGNLTGAFHKHQMQDAPRDLFTYTVKCIQIRRKLRVKKRQQENLLLSVLPAHISMGMKLAIIERLKERGDRRYMPDNNFHSLYVKRHQNVSILYADIVGFTRLASDCSPKELVVMLNELFGKFDQIAKANECMRIKILGDCYYCVSGLPVSLPNHARNCVKMGLDMCEAIKQVREATGVDISMRVGIHSGNVLCGVIGLRKWQYDVWSHDVSLANRMEAAGVPGRVHITEATLNHLDKAYEVEDGHGQQRDPHLREMNIRTYLVIDPRSQQLPPPSQHLPKPKGDAALKMRASVRMTRYLESWGAARPFAHLNHRESVSSNETPVPNGQRPKAIPLRRHRAPDRSASPRGRSEDDSNDEEILSAIDGLSSTRPCCSKSDDFYTFGSIFLEKGFEREYRLAPIPRARHYFACASLVFVCILLVHVLLMPRTAALGVSFGLVACLLGLVLSLCFAHEFLRCCPARGTLQAISDRVETQPLLRLSLAVLTIGSLLSIAIVNLPLMPFPGNQTSWKDVGSREPALCELLPYYTCSCILAFVACSVFLRMSLELKVVLLTVALVAYLVLFNISPCWQWDCCGNGWANLTKTNGTLSSPYCLWKDPKAMINFYLVLFYVTLLMLSRQIDYYCRLDCLWKKKFKKEQEEFETMENVNRLLLENVLPAHVAAHFIGDKLNEDWYHQSYDCVCVMFASVPDFKVFYTECDVNKEGLECLRLLNEIISDFDELLLKPKFSSVEKIKTIGSTYMAAVGLSVTSGTENQDLERQHAHIGIMVEFSIALTSKLDGINRHSFNSFRLRVGINHGPVIAGVIGARKPQYDIWGNTVNVASRMESTGELGKIQVTEETSTILQGLGYSCECRGLINVKGKGELRTYFVCTDTAKFQGLGLN; encoded by the exons ATGCTTTGGGCGGGGTCTGACCCAGAAGCAGGAGTCGGCTTTTTCTCG gtgcccttcttcctGTTCATCGTCTTCGTGGCATACACGCTGCTGCCCTTCAGCATGCAGGGGGCTGTCGTGGCGGGGGTGGTCTCCAGCGTCTCCCACCTCCTGGCGCTCGGGGCCCTGATGGGGGCCTTCACGACGCCCAGCGTCCGGGCGGGGCTGCAG CTGCTGGCCAATGCCGTCATCTTCCTGTGCGGGAATCTCACGGGTGCCTTCCACAAGCACCAGATGCAGGACGCCCCCCGAGACCTCTTCACCTACACCGTGAAGTGCATCCAGATCCGTCGTAAACTGCGTGTCAAGAAGCGCCAGCAG GAGAACCTGCTGCTGTCGGTGCTGCCTGCCCACATCTCCATGGGCATGAAGCTGGCCATCATTGAGCGGCTCAAGGAGCGCGGGGACCGCCGCTACATGCCCGACAACAACTTCCACAGCCTGTACGTCAAGCGGCACCAGAATGTCAG cattcTCTATGCCGACATCGTGGGCTTCACGCGGCTGGCCAGCGACTGCTCCCCCAAAGAGCTGGTGGTGATGCTGAATGAGCTCTTCGGCAAGTTCGACCAGATCGCCAAG GCCAACGAGTGTATGCGGATCAAGATCCTGGGCGACTGCTATTACTGTGTGTCGGGCCTGCCTGTGTCCCTGCCCAACCATGCCCGGAACTGCGTGAAGATGGGGCTGGACATGTGTGAGGCGATTAA GCAGGTGCGAGAGGCCACAGGTGTGGACATCAGCATGCGTGTGGGCATCCACTCGGGGAACGTGCTGTGTGGTGTCATCGGGCTGCGCAAGTGGCAGTATGACGTGTGGTCCCATGATGTGTCTCTGGCCAACAGGATGGAGGCGGCCGGAGTCCCTGG CCGGGTGCACATCACCGAGGCCACACTGAACCACCTGGACAAGGCCTATGAGGTGGAGGATGGGCACGGGCAGCAGCGGGACCCTCACCTGAGGGAGATGAACATCCGCACCTACCTGGTCATTGACCCCCGG AGCCAGCAGCTGCCCCCGCCCAGCCAGCACCTCCCCAAGCCCAAGGGGGATGCGGCCCTGAAAATGCGGGCATCTGTGCGCATGACCCGCTACCTCGAGTCCTGGGGGGCCGCGCGGCCCTTTGCACACCTCAACCACCGCGAGAGCGTGAGCAGCAACGAGACCCCTGTCCCCAACGGACAGAGGCCCAAG gcCATTCCCCTGCGGCGCCACCGGGCCCCTGACAG GAGTGCGTCCCCCAGGGGGCGGTCTGAGGACGACTCGAACGACGAGGAGATCCTCTCGGCCATCGATGGGCTCAGCTCCACAAG GCCCTGCTGCTCCAAGTCCGATGACTTCTACACCTTCGGGTCCATCTTCCTGGAGAAGGGCTTCGAGCGGGAG TACCGCCTGGCGCCCATCCCCCGGGCCCGCCACTACTTCGCCTGCGCCAGCCTCGTCTTTGTCTGCATCCTGCTCGTCCATGTCCTGCTCATGCCCAG GACGGCGGCCCTGGGTGTGTCCTTCGGGCTGGTGGCCTGTCTGCTGGGGCTGGTGCTCAGCCTGTGCTTTGCCCACGAGTTCCTG CGGTGCTGCCCGGCCCGAGGGACGCTGCAGGCCATCTCCGACAGGGTGGAGACCCAGCCCCTGCTGCGGCTGTCCCTGGCCGTCCTCACCATCGGCAGCCTGCTCAGCATCGCCATCGTCAACCTg CCGCTGATGCCTTTCCCGGGCAACCAGACAAGCTGGAAGGATGTGGGCAGCAGGGAGCCGGCCCTGTGCGAGCTCCTCCCG TATTACACCTGCAGCTGCATCCTGGCCTTTGTCGCCTGCTCCGTCTTCCTGCGGATGAGTCTGGAGCTGAAGGTCGTGCTGCTGACAGTGGCCTTGGTGGCCTACCTGGTGCTCTTCAACATCTCCCCGTGCTGGCAGTGGGACTGCTGCGGCAACGGCTGGGCCAACCTCACCAAGACCAACGGCACCCTCAG CTCCCCGTACTGCTTGTGGAAGGACCCGAAGGCGATGATCAACTTCTACCTGGTCTTGTTTTACGTCACCCTCCTCATGCTCTCCAGACAG ATTGACTATTACTGCCGCTTGGACTGCTTGTGGAAGAAAAAGTTCAAGAAGGAACAGGAGGAGTTTGAAACCATGGAGAACGTGAACCGCCTTCTTCTGGAGAACGTCCTGCCGGCCCACGTGGCTGCGCACTTCATCGGTGACAAGTTAAATGAG gacTGGTACCATCAGTCCTATGACTGCGTGTGCGTCATGTTTGCGTCCGTGCCGGACTTCAAAGTCTTCTACACGGAATGCGACGTCAACAAGGAGGGGCTGGAGTGCCTGCGTCTGCTGAACGAAATCATCTCCGACTTCGACGAG CTGCTCCTAAAGCCCAAGTTCAGCAGCGTGGAGAAGATCAAGACCATCGGCAGCACATACATGGCAGCTGTGGGGCTCAGCGTCACTTCAGGGACTGAGAACCAG GACCTGGAGCGGCAGCACGCGCACATCGGCATCATGGTGGAGTTCAGCATCGCCCTGACGAGCAAGCTGGACGGCATCAACCGGCACTCCTTCAACTCCTTCCGCCTGCGAGTCG GCATAAACCACGGGCCTGTGATTGCTGGAGTGATTGGGGCACGGAAGCCTCAGTATGACATCTGGGGAAACACGGTCAATGTCGCCAGCCGAATGGAGAGCACTGGAGAGCTTGGCAAGATCCAG GTCACCGAGGAGACCAGCACGATCCTGCAGGGACTAGGCTATTCTTGCGAATGCCGGGGACTGATTAACGTCAAAGGCAAAGGCGAGCTGAGGACTTACTTTGTCTGCACAGACACTGCAAAGTTCCAAGGGCTGGGACTAAACTGA
- the ADCY7 gene encoding adenylate cyclase type 7 isoform X2 codes for MLVYVECLVRRCLRASALLIWVCLMMLGYVLVFDSWRKTTHVGAQVPFFLFIVFVAYTLLPFSMQGAVVAGVVSSVSHLLALGALMGAFTTPSVRAGLQLLANAVIFLCGNLTGAFHKHQMQDAPRDLFTYTVKCIQIRRKLRVKKRQQENLLLSVLPAHISMGMKLAIIERLKERGDRRYMPDNNFHSLYVKRHQNVSILYADIVGFTRLASDCSPKELVVMLNELFGKFDQIAKANECMRIKILGDCYYCVSGLPVSLPNHARNCVKMGLDMCEAIKQVREATGVDISMRVGIHSGNVLCGVIGLRKWQYDVWSHDVSLANRMEAAGVPGRVHITEATLNHLDKAYEVEDGHGQQRDPHLREMNIRTYLVIDPRSQQLPPPSQHLPKPKGDAALKMRASVRMTRYLESWGAARPFAHLNHRESVSSNETPVPNGQRPKAIPLRRHRAPDRSASPRGRSEDDSNDEEILSAIDGLSSTRPCCSKSDDFYTFGSIFLEKGFEREYRLAPIPRARHYFACASLVFVCILLVHVLLMPRTAALGVSFGLVACLLGLVLSLCFAHEFLRCCPARGTLQAISDRVETQPLLRLSLAVLTIGSLLSIAIVNLPLMPFPGNQTSWKDVGSREPALCELLPYYTCSCILAFVACSVFLRMSLELKVVLLTVALVAYLVLFNISPCWQWDCCGNGWANLTKTNGTLSSPYCLWKDPKAMINFYLVLFYVTLLMLSRQIDYYCRLDCLWKKKFKKEQEEFETMENVNRLLLENVLPAHVAAHFIGDKLNEDWYHQSYDCVCVMFASVPDFKVFYTECDVNKEGLECLRLLNEIISDFDELLLKPKFSSVEKIKTIGSTYMAAVGLSVTSGTENQDLERQHAHIGIMVEFSIALTSKLDGINRHSFNSFRLRVGINHGPVIAGVIGARKPQYDIWGNTVNVASRMESTGELGKIQVTEETSTILQGLGYSCECRGLINVKGKGELRTYFVCTDTAKFQGLGLN; via the exons ATGCTGGTGTATGTGGAGTGCCTTGTCCGGAGGTGTCTCAGGGCCTCGGCGCTGCTCATCTGGGTCTGCCTGATGATGCTGGGCTACGTGCTGGTGTTCGACTCATGGAGAAAGACAACCCACGTGGGGGCGCAG gtgcccttcttcctGTTCATCGTCTTCGTGGCATACACGCTGCTGCCCTTCAGCATGCAGGGGGCTGTCGTGGCGGGGGTGGTCTCCAGCGTCTCCCACCTCCTGGCGCTCGGGGCCCTGATGGGGGCCTTCACGACGCCCAGCGTCCGGGCGGGGCTGCAG CTGCTGGCCAATGCCGTCATCTTCCTGTGCGGGAATCTCACGGGTGCCTTCCACAAGCACCAGATGCAGGACGCCCCCCGAGACCTCTTCACCTACACCGTGAAGTGCATCCAGATCCGTCGTAAACTGCGTGTCAAGAAGCGCCAGCAG GAGAACCTGCTGCTGTCGGTGCTGCCTGCCCACATCTCCATGGGCATGAAGCTGGCCATCATTGAGCGGCTCAAGGAGCGCGGGGACCGCCGCTACATGCCCGACAACAACTTCCACAGCCTGTACGTCAAGCGGCACCAGAATGTCAG cattcTCTATGCCGACATCGTGGGCTTCACGCGGCTGGCCAGCGACTGCTCCCCCAAAGAGCTGGTGGTGATGCTGAATGAGCTCTTCGGCAAGTTCGACCAGATCGCCAAG GCCAACGAGTGTATGCGGATCAAGATCCTGGGCGACTGCTATTACTGTGTGTCGGGCCTGCCTGTGTCCCTGCCCAACCATGCCCGGAACTGCGTGAAGATGGGGCTGGACATGTGTGAGGCGATTAA GCAGGTGCGAGAGGCCACAGGTGTGGACATCAGCATGCGTGTGGGCATCCACTCGGGGAACGTGCTGTGTGGTGTCATCGGGCTGCGCAAGTGGCAGTATGACGTGTGGTCCCATGATGTGTCTCTGGCCAACAGGATGGAGGCGGCCGGAGTCCCTGG CCGGGTGCACATCACCGAGGCCACACTGAACCACCTGGACAAGGCCTATGAGGTGGAGGATGGGCACGGGCAGCAGCGGGACCCTCACCTGAGGGAGATGAACATCCGCACCTACCTGGTCATTGACCCCCGG AGCCAGCAGCTGCCCCCGCCCAGCCAGCACCTCCCCAAGCCCAAGGGGGATGCGGCCCTGAAAATGCGGGCATCTGTGCGCATGACCCGCTACCTCGAGTCCTGGGGGGCCGCGCGGCCCTTTGCACACCTCAACCACCGCGAGAGCGTGAGCAGCAACGAGACCCCTGTCCCCAACGGACAGAGGCCCAAG gcCATTCCCCTGCGGCGCCACCGGGCCCCTGACAG GAGTGCGTCCCCCAGGGGGCGGTCTGAGGACGACTCGAACGACGAGGAGATCCTCTCGGCCATCGATGGGCTCAGCTCCACAAG GCCCTGCTGCTCCAAGTCCGATGACTTCTACACCTTCGGGTCCATCTTCCTGGAGAAGGGCTTCGAGCGGGAG TACCGCCTGGCGCCCATCCCCCGGGCCCGCCACTACTTCGCCTGCGCCAGCCTCGTCTTTGTCTGCATCCTGCTCGTCCATGTCCTGCTCATGCCCAG GACGGCGGCCCTGGGTGTGTCCTTCGGGCTGGTGGCCTGTCTGCTGGGGCTGGTGCTCAGCCTGTGCTTTGCCCACGAGTTCCTG CGGTGCTGCCCGGCCCGAGGGACGCTGCAGGCCATCTCCGACAGGGTGGAGACCCAGCCCCTGCTGCGGCTGTCCCTGGCCGTCCTCACCATCGGCAGCCTGCTCAGCATCGCCATCGTCAACCTg CCGCTGATGCCTTTCCCGGGCAACCAGACAAGCTGGAAGGATGTGGGCAGCAGGGAGCCGGCCCTGTGCGAGCTCCTCCCG TATTACACCTGCAGCTGCATCCTGGCCTTTGTCGCCTGCTCCGTCTTCCTGCGGATGAGTCTGGAGCTGAAGGTCGTGCTGCTGACAGTGGCCTTGGTGGCCTACCTGGTGCTCTTCAACATCTCCCCGTGCTGGCAGTGGGACTGCTGCGGCAACGGCTGGGCCAACCTCACCAAGACCAACGGCACCCTCAG CTCCCCGTACTGCTTGTGGAAGGACCCGAAGGCGATGATCAACTTCTACCTGGTCTTGTTTTACGTCACCCTCCTCATGCTCTCCAGACAG ATTGACTATTACTGCCGCTTGGACTGCTTGTGGAAGAAAAAGTTCAAGAAGGAACAGGAGGAGTTTGAAACCATGGAGAACGTGAACCGCCTTCTTCTGGAGAACGTCCTGCCGGCCCACGTGGCTGCGCACTTCATCGGTGACAAGTTAAATGAG gacTGGTACCATCAGTCCTATGACTGCGTGTGCGTCATGTTTGCGTCCGTGCCGGACTTCAAAGTCTTCTACACGGAATGCGACGTCAACAAGGAGGGGCTGGAGTGCCTGCGTCTGCTGAACGAAATCATCTCCGACTTCGACGAG CTGCTCCTAAAGCCCAAGTTCAGCAGCGTGGAGAAGATCAAGACCATCGGCAGCACATACATGGCAGCTGTGGGGCTCAGCGTCACTTCAGGGACTGAGAACCAG GACCTGGAGCGGCAGCACGCGCACATCGGCATCATGGTGGAGTTCAGCATCGCCCTGACGAGCAAGCTGGACGGCATCAACCGGCACTCCTTCAACTCCTTCCGCCTGCGAGTCG GCATAAACCACGGGCCTGTGATTGCTGGAGTGATTGGGGCACGGAAGCCTCAGTATGACATCTGGGGAAACACGGTCAATGTCGCCAGCCGAATGGAGAGCACTGGAGAGCTTGGCAAGATCCAG GTCACCGAGGAGACCAGCACGATCCTGCAGGGACTAGGCTATTCTTGCGAATGCCGGGGACTGATTAACGTCAAAGGCAAAGGCGAGCTGAGGACTTACTTTGTCTGCACAGACACTGCAAAGTTCCAAGGGCTGGGACTAAACTGA
- the ADCY7 gene encoding adenylate cyclase type 7 isoform X1, with the protein MLPPAAGSPERTAGRGSCRRKMPAKGHYFFNKGKEGPSQDGLYEKYRLTSQHGPLLLTLLLVAVTACVALIVIAFVCGDPSGHKTILGTTFFTLAVFVVLYMLVYVECLVRRCLRASALLIWVCLMMLGYVLVFDSWRKTTHVGAQVPFFLFIVFVAYTLLPFSMQGAVVAGVVSSVSHLLALGALMGAFTTPSVRAGLQLLANAVIFLCGNLTGAFHKHQMQDAPRDLFTYTVKCIQIRRKLRVKKRQQENLLLSVLPAHISMGMKLAIIERLKERGDRRYMPDNNFHSLYVKRHQNVSILYADIVGFTRLASDCSPKELVVMLNELFGKFDQIAKANECMRIKILGDCYYCVSGLPVSLPNHARNCVKMGLDMCEAIKQVREATGVDISMRVGIHSGNVLCGVIGLRKWQYDVWSHDVSLANRMEAAGVPGRVHITEATLNHLDKAYEVEDGHGQQRDPHLREMNIRTYLVIDPRSQQLPPPSQHLPKPKGDAALKMRASVRMTRYLESWGAARPFAHLNHRESVSSNETPVPNGQRPKAIPLRRHRAPDRSASPRGRSEDDSNDEEILSAIDGLSSTRPCCSKSDDFYTFGSIFLEKGFEREYRLAPIPRARHYFACASLVFVCILLVHVLLMPRTAALGVSFGLVACLLGLVLSLCFAHEFLRCCPARGTLQAISDRVETQPLLRLSLAVLTIGSLLSIAIVNLPLMPFPGNQTSWKDVGSREPALCELLPYYTCSCILAFVACSVFLRMSLELKVVLLTVALVAYLVLFNISPCWQWDCCGNGWANLTKTNGTLSSPYCLWKDPKAMINFYLVLFYVTLLMLSRQIDYYCRLDCLWKKKFKKEQEEFETMENVNRLLLENVLPAHVAAHFIGDKLNEDWYHQSYDCVCVMFASVPDFKVFYTECDVNKEGLECLRLLNEIISDFDELLLKPKFSSVEKIKTIGSTYMAAVGLSVTSGTENQDLERQHAHIGIMVEFSIALTSKLDGINRHSFNSFRLRVGINHGPVIAGVIGARKPQYDIWGNTVNVASRMESTGELGKIQVTEETSTILQGLGYSCECRGLINVKGKGELRTYFVCTDTAKFQGLGLN; encoded by the exons ATGCTGCCCCCAGCCGCGGGGTCTCCCGAGAGGACGGCAGGGCGGGGGAGCTGCAGGCGGAAGATGCCGGCCAAGGGGCACTACTTCTTTAACAAGGGCAAGGAGGGCCCCAGCCAGGATGGGCTCTACGAGAAGTACCGTCTCACCAGCCAGCACGGGCCGCTGCTGCTCACGCTCCTGCTGGTGGCTGTCACCGCCTGCGTCGCCCTCATCGTCATCGCCTTTGTCTGCGGG GACCCCTCTGGACACAAGACTATCCTGGGGACGACCTTCTTCACACTCGCCGTGTTCGTGGTCCTCTACATGCTGGTGTATGTGGAGTGCCTTGTCCGGAGGTGTCTCAGGGCCTCGGCGCTGCTCATCTGGGTCTGCCTGATGATGCTGGGCTACGTGCTGGTGTTCGACTCATGGAGAAAGACAACCCACGTGGGGGCGCAG gtgcccttcttcctGTTCATCGTCTTCGTGGCATACACGCTGCTGCCCTTCAGCATGCAGGGGGCTGTCGTGGCGGGGGTGGTCTCCAGCGTCTCCCACCTCCTGGCGCTCGGGGCCCTGATGGGGGCCTTCACGACGCCCAGCGTCCGGGCGGGGCTGCAG CTGCTGGCCAATGCCGTCATCTTCCTGTGCGGGAATCTCACGGGTGCCTTCCACAAGCACCAGATGCAGGACGCCCCCCGAGACCTCTTCACCTACACCGTGAAGTGCATCCAGATCCGTCGTAAACTGCGTGTCAAGAAGCGCCAGCAG GAGAACCTGCTGCTGTCGGTGCTGCCTGCCCACATCTCCATGGGCATGAAGCTGGCCATCATTGAGCGGCTCAAGGAGCGCGGGGACCGCCGCTACATGCCCGACAACAACTTCCACAGCCTGTACGTCAAGCGGCACCAGAATGTCAG cattcTCTATGCCGACATCGTGGGCTTCACGCGGCTGGCCAGCGACTGCTCCCCCAAAGAGCTGGTGGTGATGCTGAATGAGCTCTTCGGCAAGTTCGACCAGATCGCCAAG GCCAACGAGTGTATGCGGATCAAGATCCTGGGCGACTGCTATTACTGTGTGTCGGGCCTGCCTGTGTCCCTGCCCAACCATGCCCGGAACTGCGTGAAGATGGGGCTGGACATGTGTGAGGCGATTAA GCAGGTGCGAGAGGCCACAGGTGTGGACATCAGCATGCGTGTGGGCATCCACTCGGGGAACGTGCTGTGTGGTGTCATCGGGCTGCGCAAGTGGCAGTATGACGTGTGGTCCCATGATGTGTCTCTGGCCAACAGGATGGAGGCGGCCGGAGTCCCTGG CCGGGTGCACATCACCGAGGCCACACTGAACCACCTGGACAAGGCCTATGAGGTGGAGGATGGGCACGGGCAGCAGCGGGACCCTCACCTGAGGGAGATGAACATCCGCACCTACCTGGTCATTGACCCCCGG AGCCAGCAGCTGCCCCCGCCCAGCCAGCACCTCCCCAAGCCCAAGGGGGATGCGGCCCTGAAAATGCGGGCATCTGTGCGCATGACCCGCTACCTCGAGTCCTGGGGGGCCGCGCGGCCCTTTGCACACCTCAACCACCGCGAGAGCGTGAGCAGCAACGAGACCCCTGTCCCCAACGGACAGAGGCCCAAG gcCATTCCCCTGCGGCGCCACCGGGCCCCTGACAG GAGTGCGTCCCCCAGGGGGCGGTCTGAGGACGACTCGAACGACGAGGAGATCCTCTCGGCCATCGATGGGCTCAGCTCCACAAG GCCCTGCTGCTCCAAGTCCGATGACTTCTACACCTTCGGGTCCATCTTCCTGGAGAAGGGCTTCGAGCGGGAG TACCGCCTGGCGCCCATCCCCCGGGCCCGCCACTACTTCGCCTGCGCCAGCCTCGTCTTTGTCTGCATCCTGCTCGTCCATGTCCTGCTCATGCCCAG GACGGCGGCCCTGGGTGTGTCCTTCGGGCTGGTGGCCTGTCTGCTGGGGCTGGTGCTCAGCCTGTGCTTTGCCCACGAGTTCCTG CGGTGCTGCCCGGCCCGAGGGACGCTGCAGGCCATCTCCGACAGGGTGGAGACCCAGCCCCTGCTGCGGCTGTCCCTGGCCGTCCTCACCATCGGCAGCCTGCTCAGCATCGCCATCGTCAACCTg CCGCTGATGCCTTTCCCGGGCAACCAGACAAGCTGGAAGGATGTGGGCAGCAGGGAGCCGGCCCTGTGCGAGCTCCTCCCG TATTACACCTGCAGCTGCATCCTGGCCTTTGTCGCCTGCTCCGTCTTCCTGCGGATGAGTCTGGAGCTGAAGGTCGTGCTGCTGACAGTGGCCTTGGTGGCCTACCTGGTGCTCTTCAACATCTCCCCGTGCTGGCAGTGGGACTGCTGCGGCAACGGCTGGGCCAACCTCACCAAGACCAACGGCACCCTCAG CTCCCCGTACTGCTTGTGGAAGGACCCGAAGGCGATGATCAACTTCTACCTGGTCTTGTTTTACGTCACCCTCCTCATGCTCTCCAGACAG ATTGACTATTACTGCCGCTTGGACTGCTTGTGGAAGAAAAAGTTCAAGAAGGAACAGGAGGAGTTTGAAACCATGGAGAACGTGAACCGCCTTCTTCTGGAGAACGTCCTGCCGGCCCACGTGGCTGCGCACTTCATCGGTGACAAGTTAAATGAG gacTGGTACCATCAGTCCTATGACTGCGTGTGCGTCATGTTTGCGTCCGTGCCGGACTTCAAAGTCTTCTACACGGAATGCGACGTCAACAAGGAGGGGCTGGAGTGCCTGCGTCTGCTGAACGAAATCATCTCCGACTTCGACGAG CTGCTCCTAAAGCCCAAGTTCAGCAGCGTGGAGAAGATCAAGACCATCGGCAGCACATACATGGCAGCTGTGGGGCTCAGCGTCACTTCAGGGACTGAGAACCAG GACCTGGAGCGGCAGCACGCGCACATCGGCATCATGGTGGAGTTCAGCATCGCCCTGACGAGCAAGCTGGACGGCATCAACCGGCACTCCTTCAACTCCTTCCGCCTGCGAGTCG GCATAAACCACGGGCCTGTGATTGCTGGAGTGATTGGGGCACGGAAGCCTCAGTATGACATCTGGGGAAACACGGTCAATGTCGCCAGCCGAATGGAGAGCACTGGAGAGCTTGGCAAGATCCAG GTCACCGAGGAGACCAGCACGATCCTGCAGGGACTAGGCTATTCTTGCGAATGCCGGGGACTGATTAACGTCAAAGGCAAAGGCGAGCTGAGGACTTACTTTGTCTGCACAGACACTGCAAAGTTCCAAGGGCTGGGACTAAACTGA